The genomic region AGATTCTCTCGCAACGTAAACTGCGTCCGTGTCAGTGAACTGACAAGTTCCCATTCATTATTTAATTGATCGATGGCCTTCTGAACAGCACCCATTAATTCATCATCAGTAGGGGGCTTCAGCAGATAGTCTACAGCTTCGAACTGGATGGCTTTTTTGGCGTAATCGAATTCGGAATACCCGGATAACAGGATGCATTTTATTTTTTTGTCACGGATGCGGATACGTTCAATCAGTTCAATGCCTGTCATTTCAGGCATCTGAATGTCTGAGATCACGATATCGATGGGGTGGGTGTCGATCATTTGTAGTGCTTCGTGTGCCGAGTATGCTTTATGCATATGTTCGATCCCCAGCGTGTGCCAGGGCTTGGTCATGGACAGGTTATCGACCCAGTGTGCTTCATCGTCTACGATCATCATGTGCATTATAATGTCTCCCTTGGTGGTTGGTATATAAGGCCAATAATTAAAATCAAAGGATACGTGAAGTGAACAAAATCGCTACGGATTTGAAGGGTTCTTTCGATCGCTGTTCAAGCCCCATTTTCTGAATTAGATGATTATAAGGTTAAAATGGTGCTTGAAAGGCGAACACTTCGTTTCTACAGAATCCCTTCAATCCTTCGCTTGAGTTCACGTAAATTCTAATCATTTATTTTAAACAAGGCCTTATATAAATGTTCACGTGTAAATGGTTCGTTCAAAATCAAATAGTCAACTTATCGTTAGTATCGTATCAAGTTGTATCGGTATTACCTTTATCGGAATCTGTGTCCTCTTTTGGTATCTCCCAGATGATTTCGGTTCGGAATCCGCCTAGTGGGGATGGGCCGAATAGGAGGTAGGAGTGACTGCCGAACAGGTGCGTGATTCGTTGGTGCGTATTCCAAAGGCCGCAGCCCATTTCTTCTTGTAAAGGTTCCTGCATTTTCAAGTTCAGCGCTTCGTACTGTTCCGGGCTTAAGCCTGGACCATCGTCGTCGATGTATATTCGGCCAAAACCATTCAAACGCTCCCCGGTAATTCGGATTTCCCCGGATGAATAGGACTTCGCTACACCATGTATGACGGAATTCTCGACCATCGGTTGAAGCATTAATCGTGGCACCGACTGGGAGAGCATATCCTCAGGGATATCAATGTGATACTCAATTCTACCATTACGCAGCTTCTGGATATCCAGATAGTTGATCAGCAGCTTGATCTCTTCTTGTAGCGACGACGTCTCCCGTTCCATACGGGTGGTGTAGCGATAATATGCACTTAGGTTATGCGCCATGGAGACGACGGCTTGCTCGTCCTTCATCTGGGCCATGTTGATGATATAACCAAGACAATTATATAGGAAATGGGGATTGATCTGGGCCTGCAACTGCTTCAGCGTTGCTTCCCTGGCTCTAATTTTCTCATGGAACACATTCTCGATCAGATCCTGAATCTGATGGGACATATCATTAAATCTACGGAACAGGAATGAGAACTCATTCTGGTTTTTGCTATGCAGTCGGACAGAATAATCTCCTTGCTCTACGCGGCGTAAGCCTTTGATCAGCTTTTTGATCGGATATTGCACATTCCGGTACAGCAGGATTGACGCAGAGATCCCCACCACCAGGAGCAGGATCATACAGGTGTAGAACAGATTCTGACTAAGCGAGATGGGTTTCAGAATCTGATACAGCGGGATCACATCAACCAGATGCCAATCCAGATAAGTGGACTTTACTGAGCTAACCAGATAGTTCTTGCCGTTCAGTTCGACCACATCCTGTGTGGTATCTTCGGGAGAGTGCGTATCCAGATATTGAATGAGTTCTGCAGATAACTGCTTGTCCGCGCTTCGATTGAGAATGGGTGAATTTCCTTTGTGATACAAGAAAGGATCGCCTTGTCCGCCAGCCTTATACGTATCCAGCATATTTTGAATATTCTCATAACTGAAGCTCGCTTCAATCACCAGATTACTTCCCGTGAGCATTCCCGGCTGTGCCAAGGAATCGGTATAGAACCAATAGAAGGATTGCAGCTTGTCTTTTGATTCCGCACCTTGGTCCCCATAGGTCCATTGTCCGCTCATATTCTTTTTCAAATACGCTTCATCATACCCTGTGGTTCGATTGTAGTTGGCGATGACATCTTCATTCTGCTGTGAATGCACCGCATATCGGGTGGGCCATATATCAGTAACACCGGTTTGCAGCATCATCTTCTCTTGTATCACATAACGGGTCTGCATCCGGTCATATCGATCATCCCACATGTTAAGGCCGTTGAACGCTCTGACATTCGGGTCTCGGGAGAGAATCAGGCTGAAATCCATCATCTGATTGATTCGGGAGTCGATCTGACTGGACAAAAACGTGAGCTGTTTCGTGTTGGAGATCTGCAGTTCTTTGCTGACGACATCATAGGTGACGTTGTTCGAGTAGGTGTACATGATCAGAATAGGGATGAATAAGACCACAATTAACAAGTTTATTTTGGCAAACAGACTGAATCGGGATCTGGTAGTACCTTGAAATGGCATTAAGCGCTTCCATATATGCATGAAAAGTCTCCTTCTAATTCGTGTGTAAACAACCTCTTCCGATGATATCCCTAACAAAACACTATCAAGCCTAACAATGTTATATAGCAGACCTCAGAATGGCTTGATACTATTTATATCAGAGAACCCGATCACACACAAAAACTTTTTTTGGGAACAGGAGAAGCGCTATGGAGGCTAAATTGGAGGGTAAGCGGATCCCGCAGGCAAACGTTGGGAACAAGCTGGATAAAAAGAGAAAAAAACGCTACAAACAGCCATGGATTCTGCACTTCATGGTGTTGCCGGCGGCCATTATGGTCTTTATATTTTCATACATTCCGATGTCCGGGATTTTGATGGCATTTCAAGATTATAAACCTGCACTGGGATTTTTTAATTCCGAATGGGTAGGACTGAAGCACTTCAGGTACATGTGGGAAAATGATTATTTCCTGCAAATTACGTGGAACACGCTATTTTTTGCCTGTACGAAGATTGTCATGAATCTGATCATTCCGTTTATTTTTGCCTTATTGCTTAACGAGGTACGGAAGATGGCACTGAAAAGAACGATTCAAACGCTCGTGTATCTTCCACACTTTCTGTCTTGGGTTACGTTGTCAGGCATTCTGATCGACATTCTGGCCCAGACGGGTATTGTCAATCAGTTCCTGGTTTCGGTATTCGGCATCAAGCCGATCTTCTTCCTCGGGGATGGCAGCTGGTTCCGATTCACGATTATTGCGAGTGATGTCTGGAAAGAGTTTGGATTCAACACAATCATCTTCCTCGCGGCACTGTCCGGCATTAACCCTGCACTTTATGAAGCGGCTGAAGTGGATGGGGCAGGACGCTGGAAGCAAACGATGTATATTACCATCCCGGCACTGATTCCCATTGGGATCGTGATCGCAACACTGGCACTGGGTAATGTGCTTAACGCCAACTTTGACCAGATCTTTAACTTATATAGTCCGTTGATTTACCAACAAGGAGATATTATCGATACGTTTGTGTATAGAGAAGGTCTGCTTAGTGGGCAGTTCAGTTTCGCTACCGCTGTGAATCTGTTCAAATCGGTCATCAGCCTGATCCTGATTGTGATCTCGTACCGACTGGCTTACCGATTCGCCGGATATCGAATTTTCTAGAAAGGATGACAAACGAATGTATCATAAAACGATGCCTTACCGCATATTCAGCATATTCAACAATGTGTTCCTGACCATCCTTTCACTGCTCTGCTTGCTGCCTTTGTATCACTTACTCATGGTATCACTTAGCGCATCTGCACCTGCAAATGCGGGTCTCGTAACATTTTGGCCGATTGGATTCACACTGGAGGCGTATGCGAAGACATTTGCCAATACCAACTTCCTCTCCTCCTTATGGGTATCTGTGGAGCGGACGGTGCTCGGTACTGGACTTGCGTTAATCGTTAATACGCTTGCAGCCTATGCGCTTTCCAAAGAGACGCGGGTGTTCCGCGCACGTAACATCTATCTGTGGTATTTTGTCATCACGATGCTGTTCAGCGGTGGCCTCATTCCGGGATATATCCTGATTCTGAAGCTGGGACTGATGAACACATTGCTGGCCTTGATCCTGCCGGGATTGGTTGCGGTGTTCAACATTATTCTGTTGCTCAATTTCTTCCGTACCGTTCCGAAGGACCTGGAAGAAGCTGCATTTATCGATGGTGCAGGTCACTTGCAGACGTTTATCAAAATCTATCTGCCTGTCTCCGTACCCGTTATTGCAACGGTCTCGCTCTTCATGATGGTTGGGCATTGGAACGCATATTTTGACGGGATCATCTACATCCGTGATGCAGAAAAACTGCCACTCGCGACATTCATGCAGACGATCATCGTGCAGGCCGACATGTCGAAGCTTGATCCGGAAGCAGTTGCGAACCTGTCCCAACGGACCATTCGGGCTTCGCAGATCTTTATCAGCGCACTGCCGATCCTGCTTGTGTATCCGTTCCTGCAACGGTACTTTGTAACCGGGATCGTGGTTGGTGCTGTTAAGGAGTAGTTGAGTGTAGGGGTTAGAATAGGGTTGTGAAAAGGAAGCTGCTGAACTGGGGAAGGCCAGGGAGGTGGCTTCTTTGTGTTAATAGGCGTTTGAGTAAAAGCATCAAAAGCCTTTATAAACACTCTATTTACGTTGAATGTTGAATTGGATAGTATTCTATTTTTCAATAATGACTAAAGGACAGATGAAATTTCAATGATTGGTGCGTGTTTACTAAGTGGTATAATATCATCAAACGATAGGGGGAATGACTATGAAATGGCAAGAGGTTCAACAAATTTACCCGAATCAATTCGTGAAGTTTGAAGTCCTTCATTCTGAAGAGACAGAGAATCAAGAAGTTATAGATGAGGTCGCTGTGATCGGTCCTGTAAGCGATGAAAAAGCAACCCAAGAATTACTAAATAGCCGGGACAATACCTTGGTCTATCATACTTCCAAAGATCAAGTCATTGTTAAGGTACGGAAGAATGTAGGTTTAAGGAGAAAATTTTAAATGAAAATTGAATATAGAGAAGGACTATTATTCACTGAACTAATAATCCTTTTTAACGGAAATAGAAAAAGGATCAATAACATAGTTATTGATACGGGAGCAAGTCATACCTTGATTTCACAGGATGAAGTAGACGATATTGGCATTCTAGTTGGGGTAGAGGATGAGATTATAACAAGTTACGGAATTGGCGGTAAGGAACATGCTTTTAGTAAGCGTGTCGAGGGAATACAGGTGGGAGATTTTGTTTTAAAGGATATTCCAATAGATTTTACTTCATTTAAATATCATAATATTAACGGTTTATTAGGACTGGACATACTTATAGAAGGCAAATTCAATGTAGATCTAGAAAAATTTAAACTATATCATCTATAAATCTAAGATAAAAGTATATTTTTATAATTGGAGATTGGAACGAAGCTCGTTGCCTACACTATGCTGCCCTGCTATAATTTCGATATATCTATCGTATTGGGGGTTATGACGTGGCAATATGGATAATGCCGGATTGCTCGTTCGCTAGAAAGCCTTACGCAAAGCCTGAATAGGGGCGGACTTTGTGTAGGGCGCGACAAAATGAGATCGTTTGCCCTGAAATCAACATCAACATTATGGTTCAACCCGCAGGCTTTGCACCTTACTTTATTTTCCTAATAAAAATAAGGGGCTGAACGCCATGCAAACACCATTTATTCAGAATCATCAATTTAATTATATTCAAAAACAAGCTGACTTCCTGCTGAAAACGCTACGCTCGGTTGTAGATCCAAAAGTATTGGAAACCGTTCGTTATACGGTCGGCACAAATGCGGTGAGCATCTTCGATGAACTCACTCCGGAGCAGAAGCAACTGCTGGAGCAGTTATCCACGTATGAGACGACACATGAATTGCAGACGTATCTGAACCGGCTGGAAGCATATCTGATTCCATATCCGCAAGTATCCGCGAAGCAGATTCAGAAGCTGTTTCCCAAGGTAAAGAAGCTTAAGGTGCCGGATCTGGAATCCATCGATTACGCGCGTACAACTTATCTGAGATGGACCGATATTGCTACCGATCGCTTGTTCATCGTGTATCCGTATGAAGGCAGATTCCTAGGGATTGAGGGGCGAATTACGGCGACGAACAAGAAGGGATACTGTATGTTCTGTCATCGCCATCAGGAGCTCGGATTCTTCAACGTGAAGACCAAGAGTTATACGCCAGACAATATTTCTTCTGTAGCCCAGTACGTATGCATGGATAACACAGCTTGCAACCATAGCATCACCGATACCAGTATGTTGGAGAAGTTTCTTTTCT from Paenibacillus sp. FSL R5-0341 harbors:
- a CDS encoding histidine kinase, with product MHIWKRLMPFQGTTRSRFSLFAKINLLIVVLFIPILIMYTYSNNVTYDVVSKELQISNTKQLTFLSSQIDSRINQMMDFSLILSRDPNVRAFNGLNMWDDRYDRMQTRYVIQEKMMLQTGVTDIWPTRYAVHSQQNEDVIANYNRTTGYDEAYLKKNMSGQWTYGDQGAESKDKLQSFYWFYTDSLAQPGMLTGSNLVIEASFSYENIQNMLDTYKAGGQGDPFLYHKGNSPILNRSADKQLSAELIQYLDTHSPEDTTQDVVELNGKNYLVSSVKSTYLDWHLVDVIPLYQILKPISLSQNLFYTCMILLLVVGISASILLYRNVQYPIKKLIKGLRRVEQGDYSVRLHSKNQNEFSFLFRRFNDMSHQIQDLIENVFHEKIRAREATLKQLQAQINPHFLYNCLGYIINMAQMKDEQAVVSMAHNLSAYYRYTTRMERETSSLQEEIKLLINYLDIQKLRNGRIEYHIDIPEDMLSQSVPRLMLQPMVENSVIHGVAKSYSSGEIRITGERLNGFGRIYIDDDGPGLSPEQYEALNLKMQEPLQEEMGCGLWNTHQRITHLFGSHSYLLFGPSPLGGFRTEIIWEIPKEDTDSDKGNTDTT
- a CDS encoding ABC transporter permease subunit gives rise to the protein MVLPAAIMVFIFSYIPMSGILMAFQDYKPALGFFNSEWVGLKHFRYMWENDYFLQITWNTLFFACTKIVMNLIIPFIFALLLNEVRKMALKRTIQTLVYLPHFLSWVTLSGILIDILAQTGIVNQFLVSVFGIKPIFFLGDGSWFRFTIIASDVWKEFGFNTIIFLAALSGINPALYEAAEVDGAGRWKQTMYITIPALIPIGIVIATLALGNVLNANFDQIFNLYSPLIYQQGDIIDTFVYREGLLSGQFSFATAVNLFKSVISLILIVISYRLAYRFAGYRIF
- a CDS encoding carbohydrate ABC transporter permease, which codes for MYHKTMPYRIFSIFNNVFLTILSLLCLLPLYHLLMVSLSASAPANAGLVTFWPIGFTLEAYAKTFANTNFLSSLWVSVERTVLGTGLALIVNTLAAYALSKETRVFRARNIYLWYFVITMLFSGGLIPGYILILKLGLMNTLLALILPGLVAVFNIILLLNFFRTVPKDLEEAAFIDGAGHLQTFIKIYLPVSVPVIATVSLFMMVGHWNAYFDGIIYIRDAEKLPLATFMQTIIVQADMSKLDPEAVANLSQRTIRASQIFISALPILLVYPFLQRYFVTGIVVGAVKE
- a CDS encoding retropepsin-like aspartic protease translates to MKIEYREGLLFTELIILFNGNRKRINNIVIDTGASHTLISQDEVDDIGILVGVEDEIITSYGIGGKEHAFSKRVEGIQVGDFVLKDIPIDFTSFKYHNINGLLGLDILIEGKFNVDLEKFKLYHL
- a CDS encoding FusB/FusC family EF-G-binding protein, which produces MQTPFIQNHQFNYIQKQADFLLKTLRSVVDPKVLETVRYTVGTNAVSIFDELTPEQKQLLEQLSTYETTHELQTYLNRLEAYLIPYPQVSAKQIQKLFPKVKKLKVPDLESIDYARTTYLRWTDIATDRLFIVYPYEGRFLGIEGRITATNKKGYCMFCHRHQELGFFNVKTKSYTPDNISSVAQYVCMDNTACNHSITDTSMLEKFLFSTVK